The sequence below is a genomic window from Lagopus muta isolate bLagMut1 chromosome 9, bLagMut1 primary, whole genome shotgun sequence.
CAGGGTGCTGGGGAGGAGACTGGAATGTTCCTTCAGATCCAGCAAAGGCAGTCAGTTTGTGTCCCCATCCCATTCATCAGAACCGATCCTCATCCCAATCCCACATGGGGACGAGAGGCTGTTGGACACGTGTGTGTCCTGGATCTAAGCCCTCTCTTAGACCCAAAGGAGACAGGGGAAATGTAAAACCACTTAGCGTTTCCTGTAATACCTCATTCAGCAGAACCATCCAAAATAAACACCGGGGATGTTCAAACAGGACGAGGGCTGCCATCAGCACTTCAGGCATGGAGAACCCGGGCCACAGTGGGCGAGGaggtgcccactgcccacaggAGGAGTCCTGCGATGGAAATTCTCTCAGCACCCGGCCCCCTTGGGGTGGTGTTTCCCCCAAATGTGGCTGTGCAGCCTCCCCTGGGGCGTCGTGTGGAGCCAGACGGGTCGGCTGCACCTTGTGTCACCAGGGCTGTCTGTTCTGCTCTAGGGCCAGAGCCGAAATCTTGTAAAACAAGGTGAATTGATGAAACTTGCTGTTGTGTCACCTCAAAGCCCCCATAGAGGTCTCTTGGCAGACGCCAGCCTGCGGCTCGCTCCCAGGCAATGGGACTGCCAGAGGGCAATTGCCTGCGCTGGTGTGGACACAGATTTCTCATGCAAGGAGCACAGCATCGTCCTCATGCTGCAGCAGTACTTCCCTCCATTGGGAGCTGCTCCTTGGCCCATGGCAGCCACAGAAACCCAAATCGGGGCAGCGAGCCCCAGATCAGCACTGAGATGCAGGATGTTCCTGAAACCTGGCTCCCTAGTTCTGCTGAGATCCACAGGGTCTCACAGGACACAGGACCTCTAGGAATCACCAGCACGACCAGGCAGCACCTCTGCAGGAACAGCCGTGCTGTCACCACGCATGGTGACACGGTGACACATCCACCTGCACAGTGCCATCCCCTATGCTTTGTGGGAGAGATCATCCACCCATGTCCTGAGTTCTGCCAGATCTCAGCCACGGGGTGGTACAGCACATACCTCCAAGGGTTAAAGGCTTCCAAGCCCCTGTCCCACAAAGCAAAAAGGTTCCGTTGCTTTTAACCCCTTCTCCATCCCttctcccccccaccctcccacCCGAGAGCTTTTCACTGCTGTGAAGCAGCACGGGTGGATGCGGTCTGGTTTTGGTTAAGGGCAGGGTGATTTGAATAACAGCACTAATTggattttaaaagcacagccCCCAAAACTGAGGCTGCAAGCGTTGGGACAAAGCAAACATGCTCACGAAAACCCAGCAGAGCACGGCGGTGAgatccagctgtgctgtgccatgtgCAGGATGctctggcacagggctgcatggggctgagTTCTGAGCcccaaaaagcacagaagggaCCTCTGTGCCCCACGCCTGTGCGTGTGGTCACCTGGTATGCGGGGCCGGCTGCCTCCATCGCCTTTATCTGCCTGCATGCAGATGAGTGCCCGAGTGCAACTTCGCTCTCCAAAAAGCCCAAGTTGTCTCCACCTGGCAGGCACAATGGAAAAACCACCGAGACCTTCTCTTTCCAGCTCCTGGCCGCATGGAGCTGAAGGGATGGTTCCCTGCGAGGCAGCTCGTGCCCAGCAGTGCGGCtgcagggggggggggaaaccaCAGCCCCCCAAAGAGCCCTGATCCTGctggaggcagagcagagcaccaGGGAGCCCCAGAGAATGGGGAAAGCACCAACCTGGGGAGAGCCTAGAGCTCTTCCCTGGTCCCACAGATAGGATTTGGGGGCACTGTATCACTAAGAGCATCCCTGTGCTTTGGGGTGCCAGGGACAGGGTCAGTGCTGTTCCAGTACCATGCATGGCAGCAGTAGTGGCACCACAAATCCTAAATCCTGCCCTCAGCTGCGTGCTCTGAGCTGCCACCAGCATCCAGGGCTCCatcacagccccagcagcaggtgGGAGCACTCACAGCCACGCTGCACCAGGACAGTCCCTGCAGGGGCCGGGTGACACTGACATGCTCTGCAGAAGCCACCAGCAGCTGTGATATGCCCCAGGGTGAGGGCAGCATTCTGACCCCCAGTGGGAGGGCAGGGACAGGAAGCAGGACCAGGTCCCCGCTCTGAGCCACAGCATCCACCTGTGTGCCACCAGCAGCGCCACTGTCAcctgtccccatgtgtccccgtgtcactgctgtgcagggcagtgtCCCCCTCTCCTGGCAAACAGGGGTCTGGGAgtttcattctgatttttaagCCTGGATGGagggggtaaaaaaaaataattaaaaaaaaaaaagtgctttttgcattcatttctgcttttgggGCTCAATCCCCCTCCAGGATGCCCCTCGTAGAGTGCAGCAGCCATCCAGCGCCCCTCCTGGGGTCAGCAGGGATGGgggggcagcagaggggctatggggtggggggataTAAGGCGACAGCCACCCGGGGGGGGGTTGGGAGAGCTCAGCCAAATGCCCCTCACTTTCCTCTTTGGATCTGCAACTCCGTGAGCCCATTGCCTTGGGCTGATGTGTCATTTGTTCCTGCCAGGGGAGAGGGGACCCCCCCCTTTAAATTCCTGCTATTGTGCAGTGGGAGGCCGGGCTGGACCTGGTTGTTTAGATGACATCACCGAGCAGGTTGGGTTATAAAATGAATGAAGCAGAAAGCCCAAGTTCAGTGGCTCGGCACTGCGCGGGCGGCAGGAGGGACCTCGCGGCTCCGCGCTGAACTTTGACTCCCTCCGTCCCGGCCTCTTCCCGGGGCTCCCCGCTGCCCCCCGGCCCCATTCGCGCTGCACCGCAGGATGCAGATCTCACCCGTGCTGGCCGGAGGACTGCTGCTCGCTCTGCTCTCCGTCGGGCTGGAGGCGAAGCCGGCGTCCCAGCTCCCGCAGAAGGTAAGGCTGcctctgccccactgctgcgTCCCAAAAGAGTCCTTAGGGCGAGGGGGAGGCACCGCTCGGCCCTCCTTCCATGGGGTTTTTTGGGTGGCAGGAGACCACCGACCCACGTGTCGGGGAGAACTGTGGTTGGAGGGGATGCTGCGTGCCCTCACCCTGCGGGACCGCAGCCAGCGGGGACACGGCTGTCTCCACGTCACCCTACGGTGCCGGAGTCAGACCCGGGTGTAGGTGTGAGGTCGGAGCCCGGGGGTGGGCACCCATGGTGTCCCTCGGGGATGGAGAAAGGATGTCCTGGAGGCCACCGACACCTGTGCCAGAGATGTGGCACACGGAGCCGGAGTGGGACACCGGGTGGATGGGTGGGGAGAGTCAGCatggggagctgggggtgtGATGGAGAGAGAGGGGGTGAGCAGCAGCCCCGAACAGGACAGTGGGGGCAGTGAGGAGGAGGCAGAACTGGGAGTGCCCAGAGCGTGTTAACTAGTTGTGAGCAGCAGACCTGGGAAAGTGGGGGTCCCAGTTGTTCCCCACTTTGCAGAGTGGGGGGACAGCCGCATCAGCACAGAGTGGCAGTGACTCTGCAGCTGGGGAGCGGGACCATCCCAAATCTGAAGGGGCTGAGGGCTGGTGGGAAGCGGGGGGGGTGGGCACGGCGACCCGTGTTTGGGGGCGCAGTCACCTCAATTTAGGGGTGCAGTGACCCCAGTTTGGGGGTGTTCCGATCCCAGTTTGGGGGTGCCCCGACCGCAGGCTGGGGGagctctgccccagccccactccGGGGCGCAGTGACCCAGCGGGGGCCGCGCGGGGATGGGGAGGCGGGGGATGCTCCGCCGCGGAGTGGGGACGCACGGAGCCCGGGACGCGCGGACCGGCCCGCAATGACCGCTCGTCTCTCCGCAGGCGTCCCGTGgagcagcggcggcggcggcagcggcggcggcggcgggtCCGCCCGAGGCAGCGGGCGCGGAGCgggacaaggagaaggagaaggagcgGAACCGcggaggaggcggcggaggcggcggcaCGGGGCCGCGGGAGGCGCGGGAGGCACGGGCAGAAACGCGGCCCCGGGCGGGTTGGGCgcggctgctgcaggagccGTCGGGCCGCCGCAATAAGGGGCTGCACAAGAAGGGGCTCGGGAAGGGCTGCTTCGGCCTCAAGCTGGACCGCATCGGCGCCATGAGCGGCCTCGGCTGCTGAGGGACCTCTGGCGGTGAGTGCGAGGCGCGGCGCGGCCCGAGGGCGGTGCTGGGCGCGGGGCGGTGCTGGGCGCGGGGCTGCGCCGGGGGAGCGCCGGGAGGGCAGCGCCCGTCCGCGTGCCCGTGAAGGGGGCGGGCGAGGGGCGCGTCCACCGCGCTGCCGGTGATTGCCGTGGGGCTCCGCTCGTCGAGGCCGGCCGTGCGCTGAGCCGCGGAGAGATCCTCTGAGCCCACCGGCCTGGGGAGAGACGGACGGGGCGGCGACGGGCACCGGGAACGAGGGCGGCTCCTCCGCGCCGTAGGGGTCCGAGGATGCCGCCGCTCTGCCCCGGTCCGGTCTCTGCCCCCGCCCGTAGCGCGGCCCGGACCCCGGCGCAGGGCTGTGCGTCCCGTAGGTACCGGCGCCCGGCCCTCGGCATCGCCGGGGCATCGCCCTCTCTCGTTGGGTTCTGATGAGAACTTTCTCCCAGCTCGCCCGGCTCGGCTCGGGGCGGTTTCTCAGCCCGCGTCCTTACCGGGTGCGAGGAACAGAAACTTTCGGCCTGGGTTGGGTGGAGGATTCCCCGAATCCCAACTCCGTTCGGATTCTGCTCCCGGATCTCCCCGTGCCCATAAAGCTTTAGCGCGGCAGGCAGCGGCGGGCAGGACGAGAAGGCTGCAAACCCCCGGCGGCCCCCCTCGTCCTTGCTGGACCCGGGACAAGCAGTCAGCCTCCCTCAGTCCATCCACCAGCACCCAACCCCGGCGAGCGCAGGGCGAGAGATTTCCCCTTGCCGTAGCACCGGCACAGCGCCCGAGCTCCGTACCCGCACCCCAACCCAGAACATCCCGCTGGGGACGCATCTCGGGCGGCAGCGGGGCGCTGCAGGGCGGGCGCTCACGGCTCTCCTTCGTTCCACGCAGAGCGCCGGAGCGGCTCCGTTGTTCCCCCAGGGCCGGGCACGGCCGCCCCCCAGGCACCGCCCGGAAGAGCAGAGACCTCCCCGGATCGGACAAAAGATgtggctgtgtttttcttttcgGTACGAGGAGTCATGGCACCAGCTGTTTTggttctgttatttttttaaaaagcgcTCTCTAtcttatatatattatatatacaaaCACTCACCGAGACAAGGGACAGTGCTTTTCTGAGAGACTGATGAAGCCGGCTGTATAACGTTGCTGTTTGTAAATTCATGTCATgcataaatgtatttatgttgtaAAGCTATTTATATATTGTTTATAAAgagatatttataaaaaaaaattatttatgtaaCTAAATGAGAAGTCAAGCATTGTAACATTTTTTGTCCTAAGTAGTTCACAAAaaggttaaaagaaagaaaaaaaaaaatcattcgGTGCAGCATTTGGTAACATGTCTTTATTTATCAAACCCACGTACAATTGAAACATCAGATTGATTGATTTTAACGGAGCGGAGAGAAGAAATGGTTTGGATGCTTTAGAAAAGGCAGGAGCCAGAGAAAGGCCGTGATGGGGGAAGCTTTGATCCTGCCTGCACGGTGAATTCATGCTGCCATGCTCAGACCGAGCGGATTCTGCACGGTGCAACCATCTGAGCTCACTGCCAAAGGCCgtggcagcactgcctggcccggatgggacagcagcagtgtgacagcaacagtgtgacagcagcagtgtgacagcacGGCACTGGGCTGCAGTCCCTGTTCCATGCCgtgcagctctgggtgctgtacggagctgctgtcccagctCTGGATGCGCCgcgctgcagagctgtgtgctggagctgctcgCACTGCAGGACCCGGCCGTTTGCTCAGCTGTTGAGATTCCCTCTTGCTGCTATGATGTAGAGTCCTCTCGTGCAGCAGCAATGTATTTAACCATACACCAAAATACAGTGAAGCTGCCTGGTAAGGATTCCTGGATACAGGTTCTTGCTATGTAAAGCGCACAAAATCAATTGTTAAAACATCTCTGTGCTCTGAAGGGCACAGCCAGCGAGGgggtgagcagcacagcaaggaggCAAACTCCCGCATGAAGGCTTTTTGGTCTCATTCTTCAGAGGCCCAAGGAAAGAGCAGCAGGTGCCCAGCCCGGCTGTGACGGGAGGCACCCACTATGCCCTCCCCACTGCAGCGGGTGCTGcgagctgctgtgctctggcaCATAGGGCAAAGAGTCACAGAGACCTAAAGgcaaagagatccttcccctcagCAACCACCAGGAAATCATAGAAACATCCAGTCATGCTCTCCCCAGCTATTAGGCAACGTGAGCTTACAGCAGGATTCATCctgacccccccccccgacAGCTCAACCATCAGTTATAAGTGTGCATGCAGCATTTCCAGCCTCATACAAAGCTCCCCACTCACAGGCTGGTATCCAGCTCACagtgcacacagccctgctgcagcagctcacgGACACATAAGGCATTGCCTACAGGGAACAAAACGTGCATCCTGGGAGGGATGGAGGCAGCTCCATGCCCAGcctcagctcagcccagcagagATGTCCCCATGTGATGACAACTGGCCCTCAAGGCCCTGTAAGGCAAACTGTGTGCCCACGAGGCACATCCTACCAGCTCTGCACACCTTCACGGGACGGAAGGGGCTGTGCCAGGTGTTCCTGAAGTGATGCCCATCAGAGGGGACTGTCTGTCACCCAGCAAGCCTAAGGGATAGAGAGCAAGGAGTCACCTGTAACTCAGATCACACACAACAGTGTAGCAGCAGTGTAAGGAGACagtcctgctggctgcctgctggctcCTGGTCCTTCAGCACAATGCTAATAGCACCAGGCTGAGATGAAGGGGCCCAGAGCTAGGATGGAACCATCTGCCAGAGACCTGAGAGCCTCTGTCCAACAGAGTGAACTGGCTCACCTCTCTCTGCAAATCCTGATGACCTGAGCAGAGCACAGTCTGAGCTAAGGCTGGGGACAACCCAGATATcacagcccagggctgcccACGCTCTGGATTCACGTTTCTCCTCTGCAGAGTGCAGTCCGAGGGGAAACACACAGCCTCAGAGCACCGGTCCCTTCTCTCCCCTGGGCTCTCTGGGTAAGAATAAGCCCAAGGAGGAAGACAGAAGGATATTAGTTTGGCAGGAGCACAGCCAACAGCGAGAGCTCCCCATGCCAAGGGAGGGGATAACAGCTTGGctccctgctttgctgcttcCTCTCTGACCACAGAGAAGTCTCCTTGTCCCTCAGCACAATGTCTTCCCACCTGCAGGACAGAACACTGTGCCCACGTGGGGATGCCAGctgatgcagaagaaagaaggcagcacTCGGGGCTGAAAGAGCACTTGGGAAAACCTTCAGGTCAACTCAGCACCACGTGGCACAGCCAGGAAGGAGGGTCGGCAGGGCAGAGCAGCGTGGTGAGCCAAGGTCAGCATTCAGAGCACCGCCCTGGTTTGGCACACAGGCCAAAATGGGAAAGGGAAACGGCTCATTAGAGCATAGTGAGCATCTGATAAGGCCACAATTAGGTCCCCCTGACAGGGGCTCGGTAGGAAATGAGGCCAGGAGGAAAGAGGGGATGCAGGAATCCAATTAAGAGGGCATCATgtgcagcagaaacaaatggATCTGACTTTGCTGCCCCTCGTGTGGTCCAAACAGGTCAAATCCTCATGACATCCATCAAAAGGATCCACGGCCAGAACTGGAAATTCTCCtcaccacatcccagcacacGCACAGTATGATTGAACACCAAGAGCTGCCCTGGATGcaagctgcagccacaggggGGTGGCAGCCACTTCTTAAAAGTGAGCTCAGAGAATGGCATTTAGCAGAGGTGGACACGTGCCTGCATGCTTGGAAATGAGGGAGGCTGGAGTCCCAGGATCCTGTCCACACTGAGGGCACCTGGCAAACACAGCAcacctccagctccagcagcagaacGAGTAGCAGCCCCGTTTGGCTTTCAGGTGGGAGCACTGCGATACAAAACAGAGGAACAGCCTTGATTTCTCCTTTTCACGAAATATTCCTACCATAAGAGGAGCCGCAGacccacagcacagaaaagcacacagctggctggTGGAAAAGGACAGGAGTTCTTTCTAGGGCTGTGTACAGGTGCCTTGCAAAGGCCAAAGAGCACAGGGCAGACATTAGAGAAGGACCTCCCAGAAATAAGGGTGCAGTTGCCCTCCCACACGTGGCAAATCTGTTCTATTCTCCTAGGTCACAATGCACATTTCTTCCCTTACCACAGCTTTTCCAAGGTATTTATTGCTGGAGGGTCACAAAGCCCAGCTCAGGTGACAGCAAGTCCCAAGCCaatgatgagaaagaaaagcccaGAACCACAGAGCAGGGGAGCGGTGGAATTTTCCATCTGACGTGGGACTTGAGGCATTGAGTAGGGACTGCTGAGGGCTGcacacccccccaccccccatttGCTCTAGGGCTTCTCATAGTATGGGCTGCTTCCTTCAGAATGCAGAAAAACGAAGGGAAAGGATCACAGGGCAGCTTCCAGAGGGAGCCTGCACTTGACACAAGCATGAGTCgaaaacaaaaagggaattGAATCCAGGCCCCTTCCTGTCAGTCAGCAACTAACCTTGTCAGAAAGGATGGCAGCGCTAACTGAATCAGGCAATTCATTAGGTTGGGGCACACAGCAAAAGCCCACGCTCTCTGGAGCAGAACTACAGTGAAAATCCAGGGTAATGAGTTGCAAACTGCCTTTGTAAATGACATTTCTGCAGTGACTCTGGCAGGCTGGGAAAAGAGCTAATAGGAAAATCATTAGGTAGCATCCCTTTGATATTGTTGAAAACGGCACAGGCTATTTTTCCTGCCCCCTTCATAATTAACCTGGCATACTACCCATAATACTCCAGGCCAATATTCCCAAGGTGGAGCACCTTATTTGCATCAGGGAAAAGAAGGGTACAATGCACAAGTGGAAAACGACTTCTAGAAAAGCTTAAGAAGCTTTGAGGTCCCCCCCCCGCTTCCATACACATGCATTGTATCTTCTTCAATTAAATCAGCAATTAAGCTCTGCCCAGCCAGGAGACCAAAACACTTCACAAACTTCAGTCTCAAAGTCAGCACACACGAGAGAAGCTGTCCAGGGAAACTCAGCTGCTGAGGGGCTGATTTGCCCAGGGCTGCTTTCTGCTATAGCAGAGCTGGAATGGGACACAGCTTCACGCTTTGCCCCTTCTTCATAAACCTGTCCTGTGTCCTTGCTTTTCACTGTACTAAATCAGGCAACAGATTTCCCTTTCTTACATGCAAAACAGCTCAGAGGAGCGATGCCTACCCACCTGGCTTGTCTGCCAGCAAGGAGAGGTGTCATCTCACACTGGTAAAATGAATAGCATCGCAGCTGGCAGGTGGTCCTGTAGGAACCAGTGCTCTCTAACAGCTGCGAAGGTGACAATGAAACACCAAGACGTTGCTGACTGCATCAGCACAAGGCAGCATTAGGATTGTGCAGCATATGAGACACCAGGGCTGATGAGATAAAAGGCATCTTCAGGAAGAGTCT
It includes:
- the NPPC gene encoding C-type natriuretic peptide, giving the protein MQISPVLAGGLLLALLSVGLEAKPASQLPQKASRGAAAAAAAAAAAGPPEAAGAERDKEKEKERNRGGGGGGGGTGPREAREARAETRPRAGWARLLQEPSGRRNKGLHKKGLGKGCFGLKLDRIGAMSGLGC